A genomic window from Sphingobacterium sp. BN32 includes:
- a CDS encoding FAD-binding and (Fe-S)-binding domain-containing protein: MSEISSLLSLSESLSGDLFFDASNVEHQTMRLAYSTDASVYQELPLAVCIPHDINDLQKLIQYAKQHHTTLIPRTAGTSLAGQVVGSGIVVDVSRYFNQILEVNVEEQWARVQPGVIRDDLNAYLHSYGLMFGPETSTASRAMIGGMIGNNSSGLHSIVWGDTRENLLAAQVLLDDANLVEFKELTDAEFFGKLALKTREGEIYREINGILTDKANRDAIVAGYPKSEITRRNTGYALDSLLDNSQPFNFCRLLAGSEGTIGIITEAKIKLMPLPPKEIGLLCVHFNDLVECMRGNALALKYHPEASELVDKYILDFTVGHPTYQYNRFFIEGDPQALLIVEFRADSIEEIERKAEALKIALQTAQLGYAYPLITGSAQCNLVWDVRKAGLGLIRNLPGDNQPVNLIEDCAVSPEDLPDYVADIQKLLAEEQVHASYYAHAGAGELHIEPFINLKSVEGRRQFRSILEKTTDLVLKYNGSLSGEHGDGRLRGEFIGKVLGEQVYQLLLQVKHAFDPHRIFNAKKIVDTPPMDTHLRYDQVRDGKDINTYFDFTQNESILRLAEKCSGSGDCRKTEITGGTMCPSFMATRDEKDTTRARANMLRQFLTNSNKENRFDHEELKEVMDLCLSCKGCKTECPSSVDIAKMKAEFLQHYYDSNGASFRSKLIANFTQSQKLGSYVAPIYNFFATNQITSGIIKSVVGFAPNRSLPKVHGTTLSAWVKKQEPAKQKRKVYLFSDEFTEYNDTEIGITAYKLLTALGYEVVVPKHLESGRTFLSKGFVKKAKELANKNVDMLADLISEETPLLGIEPSAIITFRDEYVDLVDSENKIKAVNLAKHALMIDEFLVKEIRAGRIHAEQFTADKQKIKLHGHCYQKAFKLVDYTKQLLSLPTNFEVEVIPSGCCGMAGSFGYEKEHFEVSQKVAELVLFPTLRKTGAEYIIAAAGTSCRHQIKDGVNRKSYHPVEIMYNALVNK; encoded by the coding sequence GTGTCGGAAATTTCAAGTTTATTATCCTTATCTGAGTCTCTTTCAGGAGATTTATTCTTTGATGCCAGCAATGTAGAACATCAGACGATGCGCCTTGCCTATTCCACTGATGCATCAGTTTATCAGGAATTGCCGCTTGCGGTTTGCATTCCACATGATATTAACGATTTACAAAAACTGATTCAGTATGCGAAGCAGCATCATACTACGTTAATTCCGCGTACCGCGGGGACTTCCCTTGCAGGACAGGTTGTCGGGTCGGGGATTGTTGTCGATGTTTCCAGATATTTCAATCAGATTTTAGAGGTGAACGTGGAGGAACAGTGGGCGCGCGTGCAACCAGGTGTTATCCGTGATGATCTGAATGCATACCTGCATTCTTATGGTTTAATGTTTGGGCCGGAGACATCGACCGCAAGCCGAGCGATGATTGGTGGGATGATTGGAAATAATTCTTCCGGATTGCACTCGATTGTATGGGGCGACACGCGCGAGAATCTCTTAGCGGCGCAAGTGCTACTGGACGACGCAAATCTGGTGGAGTTTAAGGAGCTAACGGATGCTGAATTCTTTGGCAAGCTAGCCCTGAAGACTAGGGAGGGAGAGATTTATAGAGAAATCAACGGGATATTAACGGATAAAGCGAATCGTGACGCGATTGTTGCAGGATACCCGAAGAGTGAAATTACGCGTAGGAATACCGGCTATGCTTTAGATAGTTTATTGGACAATAGCCAACCCTTTAATTTTTGTCGCTTGTTGGCGGGTTCTGAAGGAACCATCGGAATCATTACAGAGGCGAAGATTAAATTGATGCCTTTACCTCCCAAAGAGATTGGTTTGCTATGTGTTCATTTTAACGACCTGGTTGAATGTATGCGTGGGAATGCGCTGGCATTAAAGTACCATCCTGAAGCATCTGAGCTTGTCGATAAATATATTTTAGATTTTACTGTTGGCCATCCAACTTACCAGTATAACCGATTTTTTATTGAAGGCGACCCACAGGCGCTATTGATTGTGGAGTTCCGTGCCGATAGTATTGAAGAAATTGAGCGAAAGGCCGAAGCATTAAAAATAGCATTGCAAACAGCTCAATTAGGATATGCCTATCCGTTGATTACAGGTTCAGCACAGTGTAACTTAGTGTGGGATGTGCGTAAAGCTGGTTTAGGCTTGATCAGGAACCTACCGGGTGATAATCAACCGGTCAATTTGATTGAGGATTGCGCAGTTTCGCCGGAGGATTTACCGGATTATGTTGCGGATATCCAAAAGCTGTTGGCTGAAGAGCAGGTGCATGCCTCGTACTATGCGCATGCTGGTGCTGGTGAGCTGCATATCGAGCCTTTCATCAACTTAAAATCGGTAGAAGGAAGACGACAATTTCGTTCCATCTTAGAAAAAACGACCGACTTGGTGTTGAAATATAATGGATCCTTAAGCGGCGAGCATGGGGATGGTCGTTTGCGCGGCGAATTTATTGGCAAGGTATTGGGTGAGCAGGTCTACCAGCTTTTGTTGCAGGTAAAGCATGCATTTGATCCACATCGTATCTTCAATGCCAAGAAGATTGTGGACACGCCTCCGATGGATACGCATCTGCGCTATGATCAAGTTCGCGATGGGAAAGACATCAACACTTATTTCGACTTTACACAAAACGAAAGCATTTTACGTCTAGCAGAGAAATGCTCGGGATCGGGGGATTGCAGAAAAACAGAAATTACCGGTGGCACGATGTGTCCATCGTTTATGGCTACGCGCGATGAAAAAGATACCACGCGTGCGAGAGCCAATATGCTACGTCAGTTTTTGACGAACTCCAATAAGGAAAATCGCTTTGATCACGAAGAATTGAAAGAGGTGATGGACCTGTGTTTGAGCTGTAAAGGCTGTAAAACGGAGTGTCCATCGAGTGTGGATATCGCGAAGATGAAAGCGGAGTTCTTACAGCATTATTATGATTCGAATGGAGCGAGCTTCCGTTCTAAGTTAATTGCAAATTTTACGCAGTCGCAGAAGCTAGGTTCCTATGTTGCTCCGATTTATAATTTCTTCGCAACAAATCAGATTACGTCGGGAATCATCAAATCCGTTGTCGGCTTTGCGCCTAATCGTTCCCTACCAAAAGTGCACGGTACGACGTTAAGTGCGTGGGTGAAGAAACAGGAGCCTGCAAAACAAAAAAGGAAAGTTTACTTATTTAGCGACGAGTTTACAGAATATAATGATACCGAGATTGGTATTACGGCTTATAAATTATTGACCGCGCTAGGTTACGAGGTTGTTGTTCCAAAACATCTAGAGAGCGGGCGAACATTTCTGTCGAAAGGTTTCGTGAAGAAAGCGAAGGAACTTGCAAACAAGAACGTCGATATGTTGGCCGATTTGATTAGCGAAGAAACTCCTTTATTGGGTATTGAGCCCTCTGCGATTATTACGTTCCGCGATGAATATGTGGATCTTGTCGATTCGGAAAATAAAATCAAAGCAGTCAATTTGGCGAAGCATGCGCTGATGATAGACGAATTTCTTGTGAAAGAAATAAGGGCAGGAAGAATTCATGCGGAGCAGTTCACTGCGGATAAACAAAAGATCAAGCTGCATGGGCATTGTTATCAAAAGGCATTTAAATTAGTAGACTACACGAAACAATTATTGTCCTTGCCAACGAACTTTGAAGTGGAAGTGATTCCATCGGGTTGTTGCGGTATGGCTGGATCTTTTGGTTATGAGAAAGAACATTTTGAGGTTTCGCAGAAAGTAGCT